ATGGTTTTTGTGGGCAACATTAATCAAAGCGTGGAATCCTTAGTGAAGACCTCACACCTGCTGGCACCCTTCCCCGAAGCCATGATTGACACCGCCTTCTTCGACCGTTTTCACGCTTATATTCCTGGTTGGGAAATCCCCAAATTTAGCCCAGAGAATTTCACCAACCAGTACGGCTTCATTGTCGATTACTTAGCAGAATGGCTGCGGGAAATGCGTAAACGCAGTTTTGCTGATGCTATAGACCTCCACTTCAGACTAGGTAACAACCTGAAGCAACGAGATGTTCAAGCAGTTCGCAAAACTGTATCAGGGCTGCTGAAACTGCTGTTCCCAGATGGCTCATTTAGTAAGGAAGATGTGCGCGAAGCTCTAGTGTATGGGCTGCGGGTGCGACGGCGCGTGAAAGAACAGTTAAAGAAAATTGGTGGAATGGAATTTTACGATGTGCATTTCAGCTACATCGACTTGGAAACTCTAGATGAGCATTTTGTCTCAGTACCGGAACAGGGTGGTTCGAGCTTGATTAGTCAGGAAATGCTAACTCCCGGTCACTTGCACTTTGTCAGCACTGGGGATAGCGGCATAATCGGAGCATTCAAACTTGAACTGCAAGCAGTACCCGGTAGTGGCAAGCTAGTACGTACTGGTGTAGCAACGGCTGGCAAGATGAAGGATAGTTTAAACATTGCTATGAATTACTTTAAAGCTAACGCTCAAAGAGTTAGCAGTAGTATTCACCCAAGTAATTTGGATTTTTTGCTCCAGTTACTAGACTTGCAAGGGTCTGGCGCACCGCAAGAGAGTGGATTAGCATTGTTCGTTTCTTTATGTTCTGCTTCTCTAAAACGAAGTGTTCAAACGCAATTTGCAATATTTGGGGAAATGACCATTGGTGGGACGATTACACCAGTCAGTAACCTAGCGGGTAGTCTGCAAGTAGCCTTTGATGCTGGCGCTAAACGTATCCTCTTACCAATGGCAAGCGCCGTGGACTTAGGCAGTGTTCCGCCAGAATTGTTTGCTAAATTTCAAACATCATTTTACGCTGACCCCGTAGACGCAGTATTTAAAGCGTTAGCAGTCGATTAAAAATCAAGCATGAGAGTCAGGTAATGAGCTAGCCCATCAGCGAGTAATTGTTGACGCAAAGCTGATGGCACCGGAACAGAACGAATTTGATAATTTCCTCTTGGGGACGTGGGTTGCAATAGACCCGCATTTACTAGCACTAGTAAGGTGTTGCTAGCAGCCTTTTTATAGGTGGAGTTTGACCATGCAGCCACAGTTGAATTTTGATCTCGCTTTCCTTCAAAGAAGGTTCGCAAGTCAGCAGTCGTTACGACATAATCAAAACCTTTAATTTTGTCCAGCAGGACTTCAGCGATGAGTTCGCGCAGAAGGCGGTGTTCTTGCAAAATCAGGAACAATATGGTGAATCGACGGGTATCAGGGTTACTAGTGGCAATTAATTGAATATATTCCTCTGGCACTTGTTGAAGGCGTTTGAGAACAGTTTGTAGCGCCCGCTCACGAGAAACTTGGGAGCGTAGTTGAAATAAATCATCCACCAATACCCGTTGCCGAATATCTTCCTGGGTTGCACCTTGATACATCAGTTCAGCAACTCGAAGGGTTTCAGTCAAAACAAAAGCGTGGTTAGTACGAGCAGCATAAGCCGTTTCAGTCATAGTAGTAACAGTAACAAAGACAGGCAAAAACTTTTCTCAAATCCAGACGGTAAGCTATCGTATAGCAATAATCTAGCTGAGGAAGGTTTTTGGCATCCTACTATGTAAGTCTCCCTTGATATATTCGTCAAGCATGGTAGCTAGAAATTTATATAGGAATACTGTTTGAGTCTTGCTGGGTATACTGACACTCTAGCCTTTGTCAGGCAAGGTTTAGACTTTTGTAGTTAAGCTTTTTTGGACACTCTACGCAAGCGATCGCATCACACATCATTTCCCCCGAATTGGAGGAATTTTACCATCATTTTGGGCTTGTTTGATAGCTCGTTTCACAATTAACACTGCCATTTGAGACAAAGAACGCTCCTCTGCATCAGCCAACAATTGCAGGGCTTCTTTGTCTTCTTCTTCCATATAAAGAGTTACAGTTACTTTTCCCATTTCATTATCATAAGCAATTTAGTGTGTTTTTAGTTTAAACACATTAAAACACACCAATTAACATAAAAACACTTTATTTTAGCGTATAATTACTGATAAGTCAAAAGCCAGCCATCAACTTTCTCAGGGCGGATGCTGGCTTTTGGCCCCCATATCACAGGAGACATATACAATGTTAAAGCCTGTTAGCTACAAAACAGATCAACACAGAGCTTATCAACAAGCTTTAGATGATTTCGGCATCACAGAATTACTAGCAAAGCTCAACAACTACTCTGACGCAGACTTTGATAGCACTTGGATGCAACTCCAGCCGCAAGAAATAGAAAGTCTAGCTGCGATTCTGATTTCACAGTTAACTCACAGCATCAATGGTAAATTGATTGCCGCTTATCTCAATCTCATCCGCCACAATTACCAAGATATAGCCCCAGGCTTGATTAGCCTCAAATACCCAGACGCATCTATTCAGCTTCCCGCCAACTTTCCCGACGTAGCGAAGACACCCAGATTTTTATATGGCGATCGCTTGCGTTGGCTCTCTACCCAAAGCGATACTGACTGGGGTATTGTCATTGGTCGATTTTATAGCTTTGCTAGCGATCGCTGCTGCTGGAGTTGGTGCTACCTGATTTGGTTGAGCAAAGATAGCCGCAGTGCTGCTTGGACATCTGCCGATATTGCTTGGGAAGAGGATTTAGAACCAATCAGCGAGGAGACAAACTTATGAATCCTCATCCACTCAAGCAGCGAGAACAAGATTTGATGCAATTCTATAGTTATTGTCAATTGGGAATAACTCCCAAGCAGTTTTACACCAAGTGGCAAGTGAACCACGAAGAAATTGCTCAGATTTGCGATCGTTCCCTATCCACAGTTCGACGCTGGTTTGCTAGAGGTAAAAACTACCGCCGTCCCATGCCAGCCGATTTACGCCACCTGGCACTAATGAATTTTTTGCTGGAACACTTTGAGGAGATTCCCGAAGAAGTGTTGCAGAAGCTTTGTTTTCCAGACAAGAGTGAGTAGGAATTGAATCTAATTTCAATATCAATTTGATATTTCTTGCCAGCCACCGTCACAGTAGGCTGGCTTTTGTCTTGGAAATTACAGATTTTACCAGGAGAATTCAATGACCTACCTTGAAAAGCTCAGTCCTTGGTGTATAGTTCGACTTAAACCTAGTATGCAGAACCAGATTGTAGCTCGTTTTCGTCGCCGCAGTGATGCAGAAGCTCATCTACAAGTTTTATGTCGGCTCATCCCTAGCGTAAGTTTTACACTAATTTTCAATGTGGTGTTAGAGCAACAAGATTTGAATACTGTAAAGTGAGTTGCGATGCCTGCGGCGGGCTATGCCAACGCATCTTCCTGTTAACTGAAATTCTCACGCAGACGGAAACTTGCTCTGCCACATCCT
The Nostoc punctiforme PCC 73102 genome window above contains:
- the brxL gene encoding protease Lon-related BREX system protein BrxL; this translates as MHDLNQKLNSIYPGKVVRKDLTKRIKEGANVPVYVLEYLLGMYCATDDETTIEEGVTRVKNILAQNYVRPDEAEQIKSKIRELGRFTIIDRVTVTLNDRDDIYQGTLMNLGVKGVVIDPEIVKPNQKLLGGGIWCILQLEYEAGTKPSPFIVGSLKPIQMPSVDMDELFAGRPAFTRSEWIDLLIRSTGLEPTTVSEDVKWHLLARLVALCENNYNCCELGPRSTGKSHVYKEVSPNSILVSGGKTTVANLFYNMSNRRVGLVGLFDVVAFDEVAGMSFHDNDGVQIMKDYMASGSFARGKAEITANASMVFVGNINQSVESLVKTSHLLAPFPEAMIDTAFFDRFHAYIPGWEIPKFSPENFTNQYGFIVDYLAEWLREMRKRSFADAIDLHFRLGNNLKQRDVQAVRKTVSGLLKLLFPDGSFSKEDVREALVYGLRVRRRVKEQLKKIGGMEFYDVHFSYIDLETLDEHFVSVPEQGGSSLISQEMLTPGHLHFVSTGDSGIIGAFKLELQAVPGSGKLVRTGVATAGKMKDSLNIAMNYFKANAQRVSSSIHPSNLDFLLQLLDLQGSGAPQESGLALFVSLCSASLKRSVQTQFAIFGEMTIGGTITPVSNLAGSLQVAFDAGAKRILLPMASAVDLGSVPPELFAKFQTSFYADPVDAVFKALAVD
- a CDS encoding BrxA family protein, whose product is MPVFVTVTTMTETAYAARTNHAFVLTETLRVAELMYQGATQEDIRQRVLVDDLFQLRSQVSRERALQTVLKRLQQVPEEYIQLIATSNPDTRRFTILFLILQEHRLLRELIAEVLLDKIKGFDYVVTTADLRTFFEGKRDQNSTVAAWSNSTYKKAASNTLLVLVNAGLLQPTSPRGNYQIRSVPVPSALRQQLLADGLAHYLTLMLDF
- a CDS encoding ribbon-helix-helix domain-containing protein — protein: MGKVTVTLYMEEEDKEALQLLADAEERSLSQMAVLIVKRAIKQAQNDGKIPPIRGK
- a CDS encoding helix-turn-helix domain-containing protein; translation: MNPHPLKQREQDLMQFYSYCQLGITPKQFYTKWQVNHEEIAQICDRSLSTVRRWFARGKNYRRPMPADLRHLALMNFLLEHFEEIPEEVLQKLCFPDKSE